The DNA segment TTTGCTTTTACTGTTGcattttttgtaacattatcTCCGAAGGCTTTTGactacaatcacaaattaatccaACATAAATGCAGCTTAAGCACTAAAAATAGTTTTGCTtcgttgaaaaaaaaagtgtttatacTAGCACTAGCGGACCCGGCAGATGTCGTCCTGGCagacagacattttttttattggtgtcATACAGATAGGGTCCAAATGTGTTTTCAAACCATCCAGGAACCCATTGgtatatacacacaaaatttcatccaaatcggttCGGCCATTTAGgaggaattatatatattaagatagtgtttatcaatcaatcaatcaatcaacagccaatcattgtccactgctgaacataagcctctcccaaggtgcgccaaagctcgctgtccgccttccgcatccagttggtgcccgccacctttttaaggtcatcggtccaactggctggagggcgccctacgctgcgcttgccgattcgcggtctccactctaggactcgtctgctccaacggccatcggtcctacgacatacgtgaccagcccactgccacttcagcctgctaattttgcaagctatgtcggtgactccggttcttttccggataatctcatttctgatcttatccttcgaagatactccgagcatagctcgctccatagcacgctgagcaactttgaatttgtggactagtcccgcagttattgtccacgtttcggcaccgtatgtcatggcaggtaagacgcattggttgaagactttcgtcttcaaacattgcggtatagacgacttgaggacttgacgaaggttaccaaatgctgcccatcccaagcgaattcttcgatcggcttccttctcaagttgttcctaccgacttgtattatctgtcctaggtaggtatattcactaacaacttcgagaggtttcccctcgacgtatatcggtcccagCACGAcgtgcctattgaacatgacctaggtcttgtccaagttcatactgagaccgacacaccgggaagactcgcctaggctacgcagcatttcggtgagttgttccagcgattctgctatgatgacgatatcgtcggcaaatcgaaggtgtgagatttACTCGCCGTGTATATGTATAGtgtttatactattttatattttaaaagtagtattcatatttaaaaaaattgcttgtGTTTACTATACAAGTCAATTTAGCCAAACAGAAATGTAATGTTTAGTgtggaaataaaacaaaacattttgataataaatatgatatgattttacttttttattgatttatttaatgagCAAAATTATTTTGGCACGTAAGCtgccacttttattttatatactgaaGTTCAGTTTTCGTTAAGCCGCGTTCACATGAGTCGATTCAGgtatttcgaatgtaaaatcaaaattgatttaaaCAATCTGCAAAGTCCGTCTTCAACAATcattttaatcacaaaaaattattcaataaaatattcctcacattttttaactttgtcgTTAATCAACAAAAGTTTGACATATGAAATCGAACCATGTGAATTCGCTATTAGttacaatttaactttttttttgttatttgattaACAACATAaagtagatattatattatataacacaaaatatgaattataagacAACCCGTATAAAATGAGTCTATGCCTAGGGATGGATAAAGATGTTTGTAGACAATACAGTCTACATATTTTTGGGAATTCTAACAAacaatattagttatatatatatatatatatatatatatatatatatatatatatatatatatatatataactaatactgatttaattactttttatgtttCGTATATTTCTACCCATCCTCCATTATTCGGCATTACTCATTATATCATAATGCtgcaaaaaactattttatgttacaaattTTGAATGTTGATTCAATATAATGGTATTATGTTgatgtaaaattgtatataacttatataccaTTGTCCCACTGGACCCATTTGATTCTCAATTCGAACAAGTAACAATTTACAATTGATTCAGACAAGaatttacagtaaaatattttgtatatttttatactaatgacataaaaataatgcatagcattgtacatatttatagtacaatgaatacaaaaaatatatattcataaataattgaatacctatgaaatattttgtagtatAGATGTTCAatatacagatttttttataaatcaatattgaacaagtatagtaaattatttttcaaacggatattttttttgtttctgtaaaaacaaaaatatactatatatgtacattttacaAAGTTACGTTTAAAATTCaactaaaacttaaataaatacagtggAAATTAAACTAAGTtattcaagttaaaaaaaatactgttgtaacaatatttaaaaaaagaacaagtaTGTTATAAAGTGCAGTAAAAAAATTAGATTATCAGGATTACATTAACATTACAATCTTTTAgttaattggttaattattttgGTAAGATGGAGCAATTTCATGTATCATCagcttatattgttatattaaaaatgtgctTTTAACTGTTAGACTAAGTTATACCATTTGCTGTTTGTACATTTTACATTCCTTTAATAAGTAACTGATGGACAAAATCAAATCACTTTTGATTATTCTTGCTCTGAGCAAATATACCTTCTGTAGTAGGTGGtaacattttaaacattatgttattgtatattaCTCTCGTATCCGGTGGGTAGTCGATACTATCCAGAcgtacatgattttttttattagtctaCGAAGGTTGACGAGGTAATGGTCTTCCTTTATGATAACCTTGGTGATAGCTTTGGACGCTGGCATTGCAAGAATTTTAAGCCGGTCctgacatcaccaatgcgtcgcAAATCGTTTTTTGTAAGATACTTTCATTGTGGGCTCGTTTGTTGGGATACGTCTTATTGCATATGAATGGTATCGGTGTGGTAGCACCACGGCATGTCTTCTTGGAACTTGCAGCGGTGCGCGTTGTTCTTGGCGTCGTATAGTAGCGCGTTGTCGACGTAGGCGTCGCAGGCGCTGCACCACACGGACAGGTCACGCAGGGACAGCGCCAGCGCGTGCTGCGCCGAGCGGTAGTGCTCCTGCATGTGGCCGCCCACGTGACGCCCGCATGCTGTCTGCGAATGGCGCATGTTAGGTTAATACAAACTACATATGATTGCTAAGACTATCATTTTATAgatttagaatttatataacttataaatagtTTCAAATTTGAAGATGacaactaataaaaaattactaatatatgtCAACCCCTTCGGGCCAGGTTGGAAAAGGAAGACATTTACATGCTGTGACTTTACTACTTTTgatgtcataataattataatcaacaaAATCTTCTCGAATCtcttaattttatctattttttggttttctttataattattgtgggAAAATGTTTGTCGCAGGGGAAAGCTATCTATGAGATcaacaaaaattttacttttacaagtaatatttgagtaatttctataaattacACAAGCATTGAttgatttacttttataaatatgaacttaattcaataataagataatatatatatatcataaattgaAATACTTACAATATAACAATGCAAGCACACCCAGTTCTCGTCTGTGTGCTCACAACTAACACATTTCACTCCCTGTTCAAACTTCACATCAGCGGGTATCGCGTACAGTGATTCTAAATGTGGACACCACTGTAAAGGAACCACTGCAAACATTTCTTCATCAACAATCGCTTGCATATTCTCAGCTAAGAAGTCGACTAATGTCGCTGGCTTCTTGTTTTCATTGCTAGTACTCTCCCCGGTTTTATTTCCATTTGCTTTTGATTCGCTAGACTTAGACTCATCTTCTTCATCATCGGTACCACAGTGAATCCCATCAGagcatttattatctatgctcaaatttgacataatattttCAACGGACGACACACTGTGATCTACTTGATTCTTTGAATAATTAACATCAGGCGAGGACGCATCTTCCTTTACAATTAATCCTCTAGATGGCAATGGCTTTTCGATCACGTCTTCTATCGGTAGGGCGAGTTGGAACTTGAGGCTCTTCCAATATTTCTTTTGTACTCTGATAACATTGTTTATAGATTCTACGGCAGACCAATGGCAGACATGTTTGGGGTCGTAATGGTGTAGAATGGGGTCGTCGAGGAGAGCCTTCACACACATGGCCATGGCATACGCTGTACTGGTGATGTTGTAGCCGCCCTCCAGGCATAGTACGACCCGCCCGCCCGCCAGCCCGCTCAGGAATTGGGTCATTCGCCCGAAGCACTCCGGCGTTACCTTACAACCTGCACCAtacggatatttttttaacgaaagTGTCACTttatataaagacaaaaaatattgaattatattttttattatatcggagcttttgtagataaaatattgttacaagCTAACTTTTCTTAGCTAAGTAGTAAGTGgaatagttttgtataaaaaataattatatatttaaaagtaacttGCAGTGTAACTTTGTAGTACATTATATAGCCcagctattagcaaatcacaaggaaaatgtcatatttttttatctgcatCTGTTCAATTGGAATACACTACgagacatattaaaataattattaattatggtaTCAAGTAactgaaaatataatagttaagcttttattatgtattttctgGACATTATACATAAAGTAACCCGTACCTCCAAGTGGGTCGCCCACGCAGGCATCGAAGCCAGCCGAGATAATCACTAGCTCCGGATTGTACTCGTATGCGATTGGCAAAACAACTTGAGTGAAAGCCGCCAAGTATTCTACATCACCCATTCCGCGCTGAAAACGATTAAAAATCAGTCAATTTAAGTTATACTAATATCtgcaatattttgctttttgtaACAATGACAggttaaatttaacttttttaatttattcaacttATAATTCGCGCGCGGCATTACAATACAATGGGATGCGACCTTTCAGAACTGGTTTTTTGAATGCTTACATTCAAGtcttaattacatttatgataagaaatgtatatttattatcataatgtaaattaatactgttattttttttaaactttactcAAAGGTTATTTAAGGTATTAACGCTTTTACCTTATTCCAAGGAATGTTAACGTTGAACCCCTCCCCGCGGCCCTCCCCCACAGCCGTGTAGTCCGCCTCTTTGGAATTCGGGAAGAAAGTGCCGTTGTCGTACCGGTGGATCGATATATACAAGATCTAgaattatgaaaaattacaaTCGTAGGAGCAGTATATTGaactagtttttttaaatattcagtatAATCATAGCagccagtaaaatataaatcacattGCAGATAGTGGAATAGATCCAAATTCACCAGTTTGCACTGTGCACTTTCCAAAATAAACGTAGTCGTAAAGACTTGGTATACAACGAAGAGGAGCCTGCAAGCGCGCAATACCTCGGGCCGGTCGTAGAGCAGGCTCTGCGTGCCGTTCCCGTGGTGCACGTCCCAGTCCACGAGCAGCACGCGGCGCAGGCCCAGCGCGCGCACGGCGTGCACGGCGCCCACGGCCGCGTTGTTGAGCACGCAGAACCCGCTGGGCGCGTCCGCGGCGGCGTGGTGGCCGGGCGGCCGCACCGCGcacgcgccgcgcccgccgcgcccgcccgcCACGCGCTCCACCACCTGCGCACGCGCACGCTCACACACCGCTGCTCCCGACAACGCACTTTCTATATTTAGCTAATATTACAAGGACGAACGTAGTTTGTTCGCTACGATTACACGTCTTAACTCTCTCTCGtctcatcatgaaatttttcatatacGTTGTCGGAATTACAGATAAGAACAAAGTCGAAATGAAAATTTTGCAAGGGTCGCTCTGGACAAAACGACCTTAGACATATATTTTACCTGTAAGACGCAACCGGAAGCTATGCTTGCACTCTCGAACGTGTCCGGATGGAAGTATACGGAATCGTAGGCGTCCTTCTGACTGTTTAGATCTCTTAACTTAGTACTTGATAATTCTTTTAACCTGtaacgatattatattataaattaaaacgtgAATATTCATAtaccttttaataaatattgtttaactccactcataaaaataatataagcaaaacATTCATTCCTTTGATAGTAATCAATGGGccaccaaaaataaaattacactggctcactaaacTTTCAAAAGAATTCTAAATTGCTAATTGTAGATTTGAACAGAAAGTATATCCACCATCTTGCCATTTACTATGTCTATAATACCTGTCTAGATGTTTACGCGTGTGAACAGCGAGGATCTCCTCGTCAGTGGCGCGCCTGGCCTCTATTCGTTGCAACCTCTCTAAGAGGCCAAAGTCGCGAAGCCTCTCATGAATACGCATTATTCGCTCCGGGCACTCGACGTGACCtctgttaaaaaaatactttttatatatatagtcggACGTGAATATGGGTTACCTAATGAtgaatggtcaccaccgcctacgCCCGCCCGcgcttttagaaatattaatcattccctatatgccaccaaccttggcaagtGAGATGTTATGAGCCTTGTGGCTGTttttacattggctcactcacccttcaaaccggaacacaactatactaaatattgctagttggcggtagaatatatgatgtgtATGGTACTACTATCTGAATGTACTTACGGTTCACAAATATTCTTGTGTTTCAACATGGCCTGGTCATAGACGTAACACACGGGTTCCGGTAGAGGTAGCTCCGTAACtagaataaacaaaattaaagtattCATACTCGGTAAAATAAATCGGAAACTAAAATGTTGCTATAGTCGATGTCCGAACAATGTCAGAAGTAACGACAAATGAACATTGAACTTGAACTGACATAATTGGTTGAAATCtatataatctgtggtattccTTAGGCATTTACATGTagtgcatattatattaaaaggtaATAGTAAATGGCATGTAAATCAaggtttgttttcatttttatttcttctcaTAGGAATACACATAATATAGAATATTCTGTTCTTTTTAATAGTTTATCGGAGTTTTCTACtaaggaattttattttattttttcagtatGGGGCGGAGTGCTCGcgaatattattgtattcaaaatatgTCATTATAGTGTTATAGTAGTTGATACCTAATCGCAAATGGTTCAGTCGTTCCCGTATCTCCCGCTTGGTGCGGTCGTCCTGCAGAGGGTAGCAGTCCCTCGTGGCGAAGCGCTCGGGCCTCGTCTCGTCGCCCTCCCACCGCACTCGCACCGTGTGCTTCACCTTCTGCCCGTCGCACACGTTTGGCGTGGGGCCCGTGCTGTATGTGGGCTGGTAGTTGAAGCACCGCCAGTGCTTCTTGTGGGCGTAGATACAGTTCAGGATCGATTCCCTTATCCTGGatggattatttatttttaagactttTGGACTTTTTCATGTTTAGAATTTAGAATactgatttattttgtttttaattgaacatattactcattttttattaatcatagaTTCCGGGGTCGACTTCCAGTAAGAGTTTAAGGCGAGATTTTTTTGACAGGGGAACTAGGGAAATGGTTCACAGTCGTGTTCCGGAATTTAAGTAAGCACAGCCGAGGCAGCGTGTTAGAACACGAGCAGTCTCTCTCCTGCTCAGTTGGCTAGTTCTCGAGATGACGGCGTGGCCTGTGGGCTTGTGAGCCTGCCCGGCGAGGACTCACTGGTCGCAGGGctcggcgggcggcgcgggggcggcgggcgcgggggcGACGGGCGCGGGCAGCGCGAGCAGCGCGCGCAGCGTGAGCGCCGCGCCCTCGGCCAGCGCCGCGGGGCAGTAGCCGCCCTCCAGCACCACGCACACGCGCGCGCACACCGCGCACACCTGCTGCGTCAGCCACGCGTAGCACGCCGGCGACACCTCCATCTCGCCCTGTAGGGGGGGGGCTTATTGATTAAATAAGTCAATACACGGGGCATTTTTCACTCACTTTCATAGAAAATAATACATAGTATATTTAAccacaaataaagaaaaaaaatagtttttttagtttGAAAGTAGTTATTAGTATGGATAGCAAAAACATTTGATTCTAGAAAAACGCTCTTTTGAATGAGGAAATTTAATCATATGTAAATTACACATAttgtacattacattatatacatagccTAGTTAAATACGTGAATCCTATTCGAATATCGCGGATTCAACTTCGTACCGCCACCACCACTAAAGGTTCCCACTTCGGTTTTGTTTACAATTCGTATTctactgtgaaggaaaacatcgtgaaaataTCTGCATGTATTGGATCTTATCCCTTGATATATCCATTGAGTCGCAGTGGACTAGCATAATGAATTAAGCCCCAAGCCTTAAATT comes from the Nymphalis io chromosome 1, ilAglIoxx1.1, whole genome shotgun sequence genome and includes:
- the LOC126769896 gene encoding histone deacetylase 6 isoform X2, translating into MSDPPSAQTRRSAGELKKTPPSSVVTRNGARKAKIQTRAMSAGVKPSASLLAAKKKAQQKKKQAVDTILRDPYQIAMESKLKMKGPTGFVSEPRMAEHRCLWDDKYPECPERLISVINRCKELNLIEQCKVLTPRAATREEIETLHSPAIIDMLESTHQNNDVEYLEDLSSKYDAIYIHPSTHELALIAAGSTLELVSRVVSGELQNGAAFVRPPGHHAMRAEPCGYCFYNNVALAARHALQLGVERILIIDWDVHHGQATQQMFYDDPRVVYFSIHRYEHGSFWPNLRQADFHYTGSGAGEGYNFNVPLNCTGMKDADYLAIWHQLLLPMALEFQPELVLISAGYDAAIGCPEGEMEVSPACYAWLTQQVCAVCARVCVVLEGGYCPAALAEGAALTLRALLALPAPVAPAPAAPAPPAEPCDQIRESILNCIYAHKKHWRCFNYQPTYSTGPTPNVCDGQKVKHTVRVRWEGDETRPERFATRDCYPLQDDRTKREIRERLNHLRLVTELPLPEPVCYVYDQAMLKHKNICEPGHVECPERIMRIHERLRDFGLLERLQRIEARRATDEEILAVHTRKHLDRLKELSSTKLRDLNSQKDAYDSVYFHPDTFESASIASGCVLQVVERVAGGRGGRGACAVRPPGHHAAADAPSGFCVLNNAAVGAVHAVRALGLRRVLLVDWDVHHGNGTQSLLYDRPEILYISIHRYDNGTFFPNSKEADYTAVGEGRGEGFNVNIPWNKRGMGDVEYLAAFTQVVLPIAYEYNPELVIISAGFDACVGDPLGGCKVTPECFGRMTQFLSGLAGGRVVLCLEGGYNITSTAYAMAMCVKALLDDPILHHYDPKHVCHWSAVESINNVIRVQKKYWKSLKFQLALPIEDVIEKPLPSRGLIVKEDASSPDVNYSKNQVDHSVSSVENIMSNLSIDNKCSDGIHCGTDDEEDESKSSESKANGNKTGESTSNENKKPATLVDFLAENMQAIVDEEMFAVVPLQWCPHLESLYAIPADVKFEQGVKCVSCEHTDENWVCLHCYITACGRHVGGHMQEHYRSAQHALALSLRDLSVWCSACDAYVDNALLYDAKNNAHRCKFQEDMPWCYHTDTIHMQ
- the LOC126769896 gene encoding histone deacetylase 6 isoform X1 encodes the protein MSDPPSAQTRRSAGELKKTPPSSVVTRNGARKAKIQTRAMSAGVKPSASLLAAKKKAQQKKKQAVDTILRDPYQIAMESKLKMKGPTGFVSEPRMAEHRCLWDDKYPECPERLISVINRCKELNLIEQCKVLTPRAATREEIETLHSPAIIDMLESTHQNNDVEYLEDLSSKYDAIYIHPSTHELALIAAGSTLELVSRVVSGELQNGAAFVRPPGHHAMRAEPCGYCFYNNVALAARHALQLGVERILIIDWDVHHGQATQQMFYDDPRVVYFSIHRYEHGSFWPNLRQADFHYTGSGAGEGYNFNVPLNCTGMKDADYLAIWHQLLLPMALEFSPQLVLISAGYDSALGDEKGEMEVSPACYAWLTQQVCAVCARVCVVLEGGYCPAALAEGAALTLRALLALPAPVAPAPAAPAPPAEPCDQIRESILNCIYAHKKHWRCFNYQPTYSTGPTPNVCDGQKVKHTVRVRWEGDETRPERFATRDCYPLQDDRTKREIRERLNHLRLVTELPLPEPVCYVYDQAMLKHKNICEPGHVECPERIMRIHERLRDFGLLERLQRIEARRATDEEILAVHTRKHLDRLKELSSTKLRDLNSQKDAYDSVYFHPDTFESASIASGCVLQVVERVAGGRGGRGACAVRPPGHHAAADAPSGFCVLNNAAVGAVHAVRALGLRRVLLVDWDVHHGNGTQSLLYDRPEILYISIHRYDNGTFFPNSKEADYTAVGEGRGEGFNVNIPWNKRGMGDVEYLAAFTQVVLPIAYEYNPELVIISAGFDACVGDPLGGCKVTPECFGRMTQFLSGLAGGRVVLCLEGGYNITSTAYAMAMCVKALLDDPILHHYDPKHVCHWSAVESINNVIRVQKKYWKSLKFQLALPIEDVIEKPLPSRGLIVKEDASSPDVNYSKNQVDHSVSSVENIMSNLSIDNKCSDGIHCGTDDEEDESKSSESKANGNKTGESTSNENKKPATLVDFLAENMQAIVDEEMFAVVPLQWCPHLESLYAIPADVKFEQGVKCVSCEHTDENWVCLHCYITACGRHVGGHMQEHYRSAQHALALSLRDLSVWCSACDAYVDNALLYDAKNNAHRCKFQEDMPWCYHTDTIHMQ